Within the Taeniopygia guttata chromosome 1, bTaeGut7.mat, whole genome shotgun sequence genome, the region CCACAGACCCACACCCCAAAGccagtgctccagcagctcacactcagcttcacagaatcacaatcACATAATCAGTTACATAGGAAAAGAAATCTCAGATCATTAAGTACAACCCCTGATCCAAAACCACATCAGCAGATCATGGCACCAAGTGCCGCATCTACCGTTTCCATAGATACACGAAGGGACTTCGACTAGGCCGCTTGCCTGGACAGTCCATTCCAATGTCTCGCCACCCTTTATGTGAAAAAATTCCTCCTAAGGTTCAACCTAatcctcccctggcacagctcgaGGCTGTTTTCCCGGCAGCCAGCTGTCCTGTCCCTGGCTGCCTGAGAAAAGAGGccgacccccacctggctacagcctccttttgGGTGGTTCTAGAGAGcgataaggtcacccctgagcctcctgtTCTCCAGGCTAACCAGCTCCAGTTCCCTTAGTCGCttctcacaggacttgtgcttcATTCCCCTTATCTGGATCCACTCCAACACTTCAATGTCTTTCCTGGACTAaagggcccagaactgggcacagtaCTTGAGGAGCGGCTtcaccagtgctgagtgcaGGGGCAGGATTACTGCCCTGGTCCTCTTAGCCAGGATGCCATTGATTTTCCTGGCCACTCGCTGGCTCATTTTCCGATGTTGCCACCAGCACCCACCGTCCCTTTTACGCAGGGCAATTTTCTAGTCAGTCTGCCACCAGTCTGTAGCCCTGCACGGCGCTGTCACCCAAGTGCATTTGGCATTTGGTCCTGTTGAACCTCATACAGTTAGCGCCCATCGATCCAGCCCGTCCAGATCCTTCTGCAGAGCCTGCGTGCCGGGCGGTACGGGGACCCgctgggctgtgcaggctgGGGCGGGCGCCACTGGCAGCGGCAAAAGCGATGGCGGAGAGCGCTTGGGAAGGGGACCGCGGGGGGACAACGGCGCGAGCGGCGGGCGGGCCGCGGGCCCGCGGGGCGGGTGACGCGGCGCTGCGACACTGGCGCCGCAGCGGGGCGGAGCGCGAGGGGCGGGCTGCAGGCGGGCCTACGTCACTAGCCCCGCCCCGTGGCGGGCTGGCCAATGGGGCGGGGGGGCGTGGCCGGCGCGGCCGGCATTAAGCCCATgcgcggggccgctcccgcccttTCGGCTTGAGCGGCAGCAGCGCTTCCTTCCCGGCGGCTCCGGCGCGGCGCGAACATGGCGGACCAGGCCATCTCCTTCCTCAAGGACTTTCTGGCGGGCGGCGTCGCCGCCGCCATCAGCAAGACGGCGGTGGCACCCATCGAACGGGTCAAGCTCTTGCTCCAGGTCAGCGGCGCGGGCGAGAGAAGGCAGCGCGGGCGGCGCCCGTCGCTGCCCCCGTGGacgccgggccgggcgggggcagAGGGACGGGCGGGGGCCGCGGCCAGCGCGGGACAAAGGGCGCGagcgaggcggcggcggcggctggcGGAAGGGTCACGTGAGCGGCGGCGGGGAAGCCGAAGCCGGTTCCGCCATGCGGGGCGGAGAGCGAAGggagggccgggccgagggggGCGGCCGCCGATGGTGTCACTTCCTGCCGCCCCCGCTCCCGGCGCCCGGGGCacggcagggaggggagggcggCCGCTCTCTGCCGCCATCTTGGCGCCCTCCACGTGACGCGCGCCCGGGCCGCGATtgggccgcgggcggggcggggccaggGCGCGGCCGGCGCGCGCGGCCCGGCGTGACCCGCGCGCCCCAAGGTGACTCGAGTGACCTTCGCCGCGGCTCCCCCGAGCCCCGGGCCTCTGCGGGCACCTCTGCCGGCCTAACACGGCTCTCGGGCCACTCCCTCCCCAGGCCCGGCTCCGTCAGTAAAGGCTCTCACCTCTACCTATGCCCGGTGTATTTGTCGAGCTGTATGTGTCTCATACTTGCCCTTGTACCTCACCGAATCACTTTGGTAAAGACCTTAGAGAGATCATGAAGCCCAACCTTATGCCACGTAGTCTAATTTAAAGTAGACTGTGGCACTAAGTGCCAGATCCAGTCTTCAACATTTTCAGGGATGGTTGCTTCACCAGTCCCTAGGCGGTTCGTTCCAAAGTCTAAACATTTCTtgtgtgaagaaattcctcccctGCTTCCCTCTGAACCTTCCTTGGTACAGCTACTTCTTTTGTCGTGTCCCTAGTTGCCTGGGAGGAGAGGCTAGCCCCCACCTTGCTACAGTCTAccttcaggaagttgtagaggAATTGCTCACAGTTTTCTGTTCTTGTTTTGCCAAGTCCTGATTTCTGGAAAAGCTTGAAAGcaattttaagtttttttctttgtaatagCAACAACTGCCATTCAGAATTAGCAACTTTGTTTTATAGTAGAAGCAGGTTTAAGCCCAGCTGCAGCATAGACCTGTCAAGGCAAATGAtcaatatttgtatttttatttgcaggTGCAACATGCGAGCAAACAGATTGCTGCTGATAAGCAGTACAAGGGCATCATCGATTGTGTAGTGCGTATTCCAAAGGAACAAGGAGTGCTGTCTTTCTGGCGAGGAAACTTGGCAAATGTCATCAGATACTTCCCAACTCAAGCTCTTAATTTTGCCTTCAAGGATAAGTATAAGCAGGTGTTTTTGGGAGGTGTAGACAAGCACACTCAGTTCTGGAGGTATTTTGCTGGTAACCTGGCATCTGGTGGTGCAGCTGGAGCCACTTCCCTCTGCTTTGTCTACCCCTTGGATTTTGCAAGAACCCGTTTGGCTGCTGATGTTGGAAAAGCTGGTGCAGACAGAGAATTCTCTGGTCTCGGGGACTGTCTAGTCAAAATCACCAAGTCTGATGGTGTGCGTGGCTTGTACCAAGGGTTCAATGTCTCTGTCCAAGGCATCATCATCTATAGAGCTGCCTACTTTGGGATCTATGATACCGCAAAAGGTAATATTTCAGAGGGAATCTGAAAAACCTGTTTTTTAGAATTGTATTCTCTGGTTTTCAATATGTGAAGGTGAAGGGTGATATCAGTGCCACATCCCTGATACTGCTGTATACAAGGGAAAACCTGTGTATGTATTAATGGCAGCAGCCTACCTGCAAGTACTGGTTTTGTACTTCAGGCAGTCGCTACTAAGGCTAGGAGAGTATGTTGGTGACCAGACAGAATTAGaatcaatttcttttttgttcagtGCATACTGAAGTTACATTGGACCAGTCCAAGTGTGTTTAGCAGAATGGGACTGAGCAGTGCTTTTGCAAAGTAAATTTTAAGATTGACATCAGGGGAAATAAGCCATTGATGATAGTTTGTAGTCATGTAATGTTATCCACAGGGACAGTGACTTTAAGTGATGTATCTTTACTAAAAGTGTGTAGTGAATAGTCAAGTCTTCTCATGCCAGTCTAAAAAGAATGCTTGTGCTTAAATCGCTTAAACTGATTACTGAGAAGAAAGTCTTCCAAATACAGCTTCAGTATGTTTAAAGTTTGTGAAATGTTTTGCTGCAATTTACAGTGGGTTTACAGTGCTTCATACTAGTTCATCTAGTAAAATAACTGTCATGCAGTGAGTGCACGAGAGGAGGATGTGTGAGGTAAAAAGCTAATTGTCATTTTTGTTTCACTGTAGGCATGCTCCCAGATCCCAGAAACACCCACATTGTTATCAGCTGGATGATCGCCCAGACAGTGACGGCTGTGGCTGGCGTGGTCTCCTATCCTTTCGATACAGTGCGGCGTAGAATGATGATGCAGTCAGGACGCAAAGGAGGTAGGCTCTAAATCCATGAAGCTGTTAATGCTGTTGAAACAGCTTTAACAAGATTAAGTTATTTCTTACTAGTAGCCATCCTCAGAGTTACAGTTCATTGTTCCATAAATCTGGTTTCTTGCATTGTACTCAAATGAGGAAATGCAGTAAGGCTCAACCTGAGATTATCGGGAATTATGCTGAGGACTTTTCATTATGgaacatgaaatttaaaaaatggactGCCTGTTTGCATTGTTAGATTAAACAAAGGTATGAAAAAGGAGGCATAATATTTTTAGGTTGTATTGTGTTACAAGTTTTAAATTGTGGTTTGGGACATCACAAAGCAGTTAGCTGAAATAGGGCAGTTAAAATTATCTGAGATAAAATAGGAATTAAGAATAACTCTTTgcccttttcctgcagctgatATCATGTACTCTGGAACAATTGACTGCTGGCGGAAGATTGCAAGGGATGAAGGAGGAAAGGCCTTCTTCAAGGGTGCATGGTCTaatgttctcagaggcatgGGGGGTGCTTTCGTGCTTGTGCTGTACGATGAATTCAAGAAAGTAATTTAAACAGCCTAAATAGAATTGGAAATCAAGTTGAGCAGATCATGTAGAATAACTACCATTATGGACCATTGACCTTCAAGAAATTCCTGTGAGTCTTATTTATCAGAGCCAGATGATACTTCTGGATGGGGCTAGAAACTGACATAGAGGACTGATCCACTTCTCCATAACAATGAAAACACTGAATCTGGCAATTCAGTGTGACAGTTTTTCTTTACAGCAGTAAGGAAAGTGTTGGTTCTGGGACCAAAGTTGTTAGGTCCAAtttaggcagaaaaaaatcatttgccTGTGGATCAGTCTTCAGTTTCAAGTCCTATCTTCTAGGACCATAAAATTGTTTTTGAAAGCATTTGCTAACAAATCATGTTCTTTTCCACTTGTACTGAAGCACTATGTACCATTTTGCACAGCTGAACATCTAGCAACTTTGTTCTTAAATTGGGGCATTCTGCTGTAAACAATAAACATACTTACTCGGTCTGTGTTGAAATTATTACATAAAAGCTTTGGAAAAGCCTCTTGAATTTGAAAACTTGTTTCAGATAATAGGTCCTCTGATACCTTTACACAAataagcttttttaaaaaaatcattaaatgtGAGATCTTTAGAGAGGAAGGGTGGGGAAGCATGGGTTATACTAATAGAAACCACTCCCATTCTTTGTGCCTGATAGTGTTTGATGGGCTGCTACAAGTGGCTTTTTGCATGattcttaaaaattattttaccatTCCTATGATTTAATATTATGGGGTGGGGATTCAGTTGTAGTGCTAGGAAAACCCAAACTACCAAGGACTGTTAAAAAGTAACGCTCTTGTCCTTGGTAAAACAgcctaaaataaataattgaacaattttttttgtcaaatcAGTATGGAAAGCATCATGGTATTCATGCAAAAACCCAGGAACCCAGTAAATGCCTTCAACTTCCGAGTGACCTATGTATGGTATTGCTGCTGGTTGGAAATGTTGATTGTGCCATTCAGGATACTGTTTGGCCTCATCTGGAGCAGTGGTCAGTAGCTCTGTGGACGGTTGAATTTAGGCTGAAATGAATTGCAGTCTAATAGGTGAAGTTGAAGGGTTGTGGGGGAGGGAATGTGTCTGCTTCTATGTAGCTGTAAAATAATAGATCAAAGTAGGTCAGCCTTCAGTATTAACTGATTGATATTTAGGGATGGTCAGAAGACCAGATGGAGTAATTTTCTCATAACTGCTCTTTGAGATAATGTAATACCTATGTGCCGTTCTTCATATGTATATAATCTTTTGTACTTTGTAATCTGCAAAGACATAGTAGAGGGACCAGTAGAGGAAAACAAGGTGTTAATCTTCATGTTTTAAAAGCTCTCCCTACAtcttgagaaaggaaaagtgtGTCATTGTATGGCTCATTGAAGGCTGACTGAGCTGTCTTGAGTTCTTCTGTGTGCCTTCTGAGATTGCTATTCAAGATGAAGTATTTAAATTGCCTGCTTGGCTTTGGCTGGTTATTACCTTCCTCTCGAGTGTACTTTAcctttttcctttcactgtTGCACAAGCACTGCTTTCAGCATCTGTATGTGAATGTAAGGACATTACACAGCTGCTCTGTACACAGGCTACTGACAAACTTCATGTACCTACTGCAAGTGGTTCTTGCATCCTGTGTGGCAGTAGCAGTTTCCCTCTGGTGCAGGCAGGTCATTTGGTGTTAACCCCCGCAGTCAATTAtctggggagcaggggaagaTACTTTGTCTATATAAACACATTAATCAGGTTTCTTTCTGTATCAGTGCCTTGCAAGGGTAGAGATAATGATGTGATACCTCCCTGTAAGAGAGCACAAACTTTGGGAGAGGAAGCAAATGTGGAAGTTACTTCAGCAGCCCCTGAAAGGGACAGGACTTCTACATCCAATCTCCCCTTCAGAACAAGGTTTAACCAAAAGAAATAGGTAAATAAACAAATCCTctcaaatttgccctaaaccaggacaaagaGTTTAAGTGGAACTGCAATTTCCCTATCCTGTACATTCAATATGAACTAATTTATGGTGTTcaggttgtttgttttttttttttaatatttggctTCCCTTAGTCATGCAGCAGCAATTTCCAGTGTGTGATGCAGTTTAGGGATATAAGAGGCAAACAATAAATGcgacttttaaaaaaaacactgtTTGTTCTCTGTCTTATTGAAACACTGACATTTATTCATTCTGAGAAATATGAACAGGAAAACATCCAAcatctgtaaaagaaaatactggCATCTAAAGCctatgttatttttaaaaggcattgGAAATATCATTTCCACCCTTTGAAGGAAGAAACTAAAACACATTTGTGAGGAATTTTTGCATATAAGATGTAGCTAGCAAATActagattttatttaatttctcacAACTGATTTTTTGAAGGTTTTCAGTGCTATTTGTGTTAATTAAAAACTGCACAGGATCACAGTGTTGCAAAGGTTTATTTACAGTTGCAGTACTGAGCTCATGAAATAGCCTACAGGTCAGTATTAATAGTTTTAATTGGCaagtataattttattttctgttcttgcaTAAAGTTAATTGCATGTATTGGAGTAGTTTGGTGTTACTGGCTGGAAGATCAAAGAGCAAATTTAAACACATTCTAAATAGCTGGTTTGTGCTTTAGAAAATTACAGTAAAGTTACTGTGGCATTATACAGCAAGTCTTCCATGCTATAGGAAGTCATAATGAGAGGAAAGAAGCTGCATAGCAATGACCACAAGAAGTAACAGCTTTATTCTGGTTTAAGAGGGCTTGTCTCACTTTGTGAATAACCTGTTAGCAAGGTTTAAGCACTTCTTAAAAATTAGGTCCCTGCAGAAAAGCTTAGTTGCCAGGAATTGTGGGtttgaacaaaggaaaaaacaaatttcactgatttttctcccctttttttcaTCAGTTCCATTTAAGTGGATTTTAAGGGGACAAACATTTTTATAGGTGATTATATTCTTTTATAGGCTGGTTTGAGGTACTTGTCAGCAGGAtccataattttctttcatgttgAGGAATCAGGTCTGTTTTTGGAAAGTTGGATCATTCTTCAGCTGTAGTTATTTCTTCAGTATGACATTTTGTTGGTAGATTTACATATTCTGTctaaagagagaaaattctGTACCATGCAGTAGGCTACAAGTTGGTATCATTCTGAACTTTAGTTTCAGCAGTATCAATGACATCCCATCTTGGTCTTTTAATACTTAATAAATTATTGCAAGGTAGGAGAAAAGAGTTCTAAGGACAATTAAGGAATGTTTCAATATGTCTGAGCAGTACTAGCTGTtagcaggaggaagaacagAAGCTGGTTTAGACACTGGATAACCTTAGATGAGACAATAGAAGGAATTTATTCAGTTAGTATTGGCTGAATTTTCCATATGTAGGCATTGGCTAGACATGTAGATTTGGTTGCTATCACACATTTTTACATTGGCTAACCTGGAGTTCTAGGAGAGTGCCTGCTGCCAGGGAGCACTTGGAGTTGAAAGTTTTGAGGaaagataaataattaaaaaaaaaaaaaaaaaaaaaaaaaagggatagtACTGGTGGGGAAAGCAGGAAGCAAGCTGGCTGTCATACTGGGATACTGGGGGTATGTT harbors:
- the SLC25A6 gene encoding ADP/ATP translocase 3 (The RefSeq protein has 1 substitution compared to this genomic sequence), encoding MADQAISFLKDFLAGGVAAAISKTAVAPIERVKLLLQVQHASKQIAADKQYKGIIDCVVRIPKEQGVLSFWRGNLANVIRYFPTQALNFAFKDKYKQVFLGGVDKHTQFWRYFAGNLASGGAAGATSLCFVYPLDFARTRLAADVGKAGADREFSGLGDCLVKITKSDGVRGLYQGFNVSVQGIIIYRAAYFGIYDTAKGMLPDPQNTHIVISWMIAQTVTAVAGVVSYPFDTVRRRMMMQSGRKGADIMYSGTIDCWRKIARDEGGKAFFKGAWSNVLRGMGGAFVLVLYDEFKKVI